gttttttttttcttcgttttcttcataGGTTTGTGGTTAGTTTAGATCTGTGGGAATCTGAGTTTATGGTGTTGGTTAAGGTTTCGGAAGAATCGGTCGTTTGGTGGCTAGAGTTATCCTTCAGAGGAACGATGTTGAGCTCGTCGCTGTTAACGATCCCTTCATCACCACCGAGTACATGGTGAGTTTCTTTACTTCGATGCTAGCTCGATCGTGATTGGTTAATAGCTTTAGATGTTAGTCAACCACATAGATCTATAACCGGATTGGTTATTTGTGACTTTGTTTGATTGAGTTGAGGATGAACGGTTTAATTGAATATTGTGTATTGTGTTTGCAGACATACATGTTTAAGTATGACAGTGTTCACGGTCAGTGGAAGCACAATGAGCTCAAGGTTAAGGATGAGAAGACACTTCTCTTCGGTGGGAAGCCTGTCACTGTTTTCGGCATCAGGTACATGATCTGGTGTAGATTTATGTTATTCTGTGTGCATCTCTCTGTTATGTTATGAAAGTTTTTGATTTGTGATATGTTACTTTGAAGGAACCCTGAGGATATCCCATGGGGTGAGGCTGGAGCTGACTTTGTTGTTGAGTCTACTGGTGTCTTCACCGACAAGGACAAGGCTGCTGCTCACTTGAAGGTTTgtctttttgattttgtttatgaAGAcaagtatatagagcatttgtTTGTAAGTTTTAAGTATATCATGTGGTTTGTTTTTGTGCAGGGTGGTGCCAAGAAAGTTGTAATCTCTGCCCCAAGCAAAGATGCTCCCATGTTCGTTGTTGGTGTCAATGAGCATGAGTACAAGTCTGATCTCAACATTGTTTCCAACGCTAGTTGCACCACTAACTGCCTTGCTCCACTTGCCAAggtctcctttttttttctttttctatcttTAACCCTTAAAATGATGAGTTGtgaaattatttgaattaatcTTGTATTGAATTTTGCAATCTGTTTATGCAGGTTATCAACGACAGGTTTGGAATTGTTGAGGGACTCATGACCACCGTCCACTCTATCACTGGTATGTATAATATTTCATTTTGTTTGCATTTGATTTGTTGCCTCTTTAAACTGAAattacattttcttttgtttgtttgtgtgaatCCAGCAACTCAGAAGACAGTTGATGGTCCATCGATGAAGGACTGGAGAGGTGGAAGAGCCGCTTCCTTCAACATCATTCCCAGCAGCACCGGAGCTGCCAAGGCTGTCGGAAAGGTGCTTCCACAGCTCAACGGAAAGCTGACCGGAATGTCCTTCCGTGTTCCCACCGTTGATGTTTCAGTTGTTGACCTCACGGTTAGACTCGAGAAAGCTGCAACCTATGATGAAATCAAGAAAGCTATCAAGTAAGCTTTCGGTTCCAGTTAAACTAGTTTGATCATATCTTTTGTAAGATTTAACTAAACTGATTGGATTGTTACACAGGGAGGAATCTGAGGGCAAGCTAAAGGGAATCCTTGGTTACACCGAGGATGATGTTGTCTCGACCGACTTCGTTGGTGACAACAGGTCGAGCATTTTTGACGCAAAGGCTGGAATCGCGTTGAGTGACAACTTTGTGAAGCTGGTGTCGTGGTACGACAACGAATGGGGTTACAGTACCCGTGTGGTCGACTTGATCATTCACATGTCCAAGGCCTAAGTCGATGAAGATCTCGAGTGATGTAATGGTGTTTTTAAAGTGTTGTTTTTATCGAATAAATTTTCTTGGGTTTTGAAACCTTTATGGTTTTGGCGAATTCTCTACTTTCACGTGACGTGATAAGAAGTTTGTAGACcggttgttttttatttttactgaaAACACTTTTATGTTTGGCCTTTGATGTATCGAGAGTTGCTTGCTTCCATGTTATATCAGATGTGAATCCTTTCTTCATTTAACCTTATAACCACGTATGTCAAATGTCCTTTGCAACCTATGTCCCGCAAGTAAACTAGGTGAGCTTTAGGCGCCTTGTTTCGATGGTCATTGAAGTTTTGGCAGCATAAGCAAGCCACCTTGGACCTACAGCCATCGAGCTATGAGTAACAAGATAGCTGAGAACACTGAACTTATTTACAAACACCATACAAACGGGGTAAAACATTGTGCGTCTGGAGCGTCGATCAACACAAACGCAGAGTTAGTTAAGCTAAATAAAACGCGCCACGTCATCAAGACGTGTAACCAAAACGCGTCAATCATTCATCTGAGGCCTTCGTAACGCAGAACGTAGATCGTCGTCATAAATAACAATtcgaacaacaacaaaaactaaaacgaAATTTCAGATCGTGAATTTTTAATTCACCCCCTTGAATGATAAAAccctttttaataataataaaaaagaaaaaaatacaaggGTTTTGGCGACTCTAGGGAGATTCTCAGATCTGGCAAGCCCCTCCTCAAAGACGACGTTTTGAGGCTCTCCTTGCCAGGAAGAAGGAGATAGAAGACTACTAGCATACTATATCGACAGGTTTCCTGCTCCTTGCAGCGTAAAATCCAAAATAGCTCTCTTCGGAACCCTAGAACTTTTCGTAATAAACACGTTTTTGAAGACACGGTCAAGAGAGAGACGTATTCCCCTGTGTAGGGTGTCTTCCATAGATTGAAAGGACTCGCTTTAGGTTTTCAAACAATCGACTCGCAGGATGAGTCGAATGTATGGGAATCGTGGAAGAGAAGGTAGGGGAAGAGAAGAGGGACGACGCtacgagaagaagaaggaagatgaCATTATCCCAATCCCGGAGTTTGACTTCTCGGACCTGATTGAGAAATACAAGCTTACTTTAGTGGGACGAATGTTTCATGTGGATGGAAGAAGTGTAGAGGCTTTGATCAAACATATGCCGAAAAGGCATATCTGGGACGTAGAGGGGAAAGTTAGAGGAACGAATTTGGGCAATAATAAATTCCAATTCGACTTTGATAATGAACAAGATCTACAGAAGGTTCTACAAAGGAGACCCTGTCACTTCAACAAGTGGAGCTTCTCCTTGGAGAGATGGATTCCAACAATCAAAGAGGATTTCCCAAACTCAATGCTCTTTTGGATAGCGATATCTGGTGTACCCAATCACTACAAAAAAGATGAAACCTACAGAAACATTGGGAACGCCTTGGGCCTAGTAGACAAAGTGGATGTAGATGGAGGTCGGGTACGTGTGTGGGTCAATGCTGATGAGCCACTTCAATTTGAACGTCGAGCGGGTTTCGCAAATGGAGATGTGATAAGGGTGTCCCTCATTTATGAGGAGCTTCATAGACATTGCTTCACTTGTAAGCGTATCTCCCATGAGGAAGGCACCTGTCCTGAACTTACAGAGGAACAGCGAGAGAAAAACAGAGTCGCAAGGATTGAACAAAAAGAGATAGAAGAAAAAGCAACTCGAGAAGCTTTCTCCATCCCTTCCCGGTATGGGACTGACCGTACAATCCACTTGACCCATACTAATCATAGAACTACAACTGAAAGAAGCTATAGAGAGGTAGAGAAAAAAGATTACCGGCGACCAGTGGAGTCAAATAGGGAAAGATCAAGCAGTGACCTTCGTGAAAGGATAACGGAGCGGCGAGAGGCTCTTGGTAAAGAGGTCTGGAAGAGACTGGATAAAGTTGATGAACCATACCATCCCCGTGATCGGGAGAGATATCATCCATATCAAAGATCTTGGAACTATGAACATCGTGCACGTGATGAAGCCATGTCCAAAAATAGATCCTTCATAGGGCACTCTAACTGGAATcataaagaaagaagagacGGGCCTAGGAACCATTATGACTCACACAGTGTGAGTAGGAGTAACTCGGGAAGACGAACTTCTCCAGACTCACAACGCACAATCTCGGATAAGCTCGAGCTCCAAAGAACAAGTAGAGGTCATCTGGACCGGTCTCGCAAATCACCACCAAAACCTACCAAAGAATGGAGACCGATAAGACAGGGAAAAGAGAGCACGGAGGCTGCTCGAGTGATAGAGACAGAGATGAATGATGAGGAGAGACGTAGGCTAAAAGGAAAAATGATCGCGCAAGATCCCACTCCTGATCTTTTGAGACCAATCTCGGGAAGAGGAACGCTCATAATAAGGGAACCTAGCTCTAACCCACGGGAAAATCATACGGAAGGAGTACAAAGGAGTAACCTGGGAGATGCTATACAAAATGGAACAAGCAAGAAAATTGTGGAGATAGAAGAGAGGCACTCTCCAAGAGGTTCCGAGGATCTTGAATTAATAGACCCAGATTCAGAGGAGGATGGTGAGCTAATGGATGACGAGGCTTTTGACAGGATGATAGAACAGTATACTGAACCGGAGCAAATGACGGAGGCTGATATTTATAATGTAGATGATCTAATGGAGGAGGAACAAGATCTCGAAAGAACAAGACTTGCAAAGGAAGCAACCCCTACAATtttggaagaagagaagagcAAGAGTACTGAGAAGTCGGTTCAAAATGTGGAAACGATCATACGTCTGCCGGAGAGAGGTGAAAAGAGTGTCATCGCTAGCCAAAAGGATGATGAGACTGAAATCTTCAAAAATCTGGATCAGGAAGGACACCAGATGACGgcagcaaagaagaagaagaagacgccaCGGAGCCCAGACGTAAAAGGAACTGCGGCATCAAAGAAACTTGCGGTTAGGGGAAGAGCTTCACCAAAAGGCAAAGCACCAAGACAGTACCGCCCCCCAGTGGCCCGAAGGTTGCCACAAGTCCCTCGACATGAGGTGTATCCGTCTGCTGTAAGAGGCAAGAAACCCAGTGTATCCGGTTCGGTGGTGTCCCAGAAACCACCCAGTAAGGATAAATGAATGCAATCGCATGGAACTGTCAAGGGGCGGGAGCCTACTTGACAAAGCAACACTTGCGAGAGTTGCTTCGCTACTATAGTcctagttttctttttctttcagaaacaaaaaatacgTTCTCTTTTATGCAAGATTTACAGTTTGAACTTGGTTATGATAAGATTTTTACCGTGGAACCTACGGGTAGAAGCGGTGGTTTGGCTTTGCTTTATATGAATGATTCTGGAGTGaagattattttttcaaatgatCGCATGATAGATGTGGAAGCCCAGATAGAAGGCCATAAGGTATATATTACTTTCGTCTACGGAGATCCGGTGGTGGAATACCGTGAATATGTTTGGGAGAGGCTCACACGAATGGGAACAACAAGATCAGGAGCCTGGATGATGATAGGAGATTTTAACGAGATCACAAGTAATGCGGAAAAGAAAGGTGGTCGAAAGAGAGCCGAGACTTCCTTCTTACCATTCAAGACGATGCTGACCAATTGCGGTATGATTGAATTCCCATCAAAAGGGAACACTATGTCTTGGGCAGGAAGGAGGAAGAATGGACGAATTCAATGTCGCCTGGATAGGGC
This genomic interval from Brassica napus cultivar Da-Ae chromosome A6, Da-Ae, whole genome shotgun sequence contains the following:
- the LOC106376263 gene encoding glyceraldehyde-3-phosphate dehydrogenase, cytosolic, translating into MADKKIKIGINGFGRIGRLVARVILQRNDVELVAVNDPFITTEYMTYMFKYDSVHGQWKHNELKVKDEKTLLFGGKPVTVFGIRNPEDIPWGEAGADFVVESTGVFTDKDKAAAHLKGGAKKVVISAPSKDAPMFVVGVNEHEYKSDLNIVSNASCTTNCLAPLAKVINDRFGIVEGLMTTVHSITATQKTVDGPSMKDWRGGRAASFNIIPSSTGAAKAVGKVLPQLNGKLTGMSFRVPTVDVSVVDLTVRLEKAATYDEIKKAIKEESEGKLKGILGYTEDDVVSTDFVGDNRSSIFDAKAGIALSDNFVKLVSWYDNEWGYSTRVVDLIIHMSKA